TACATCAAGAATAAAACCTTCTTCAATGGCTTGTTTCATCGAGTACAGGTGAAAGGGTTTAAACCTGCCGTCTTCCTGTTTGGTGCCAAAACGTTCTAAGGTTGCATTTTTAGGAGTTGCGGTAAAAGCAAAATAAGAGGCGTTGCCTTTCATCTTACGCGCTTTCATCGCTTTTAAGATTTTGTCCTGCCCGTCTTCTTCATCCTCGTCAGTTTCTGCCATTCCCATTGCCTGATTCATCTTACCGGCGGTGGTACCTCCCTGCGAACTATGGGCTTCATCAATAATAACTGCAAACCTGCGGTCACTAAGATCGGATATCCCATCTATAATAAATGGAAATTTCTGAATCGTGGTAATGATGATTTTTTTGCCCTGTTCCAGACTGTCTTTCAATTCCTGAGAAGAACGGGCAGGTGCCAGGATGTTCTTTACTTCGGAAAACTCGCGGATGTTATCGCGTAACTGCTTATCGAGAATACGGCGGTCTGTGACCACAATTACCGAATCAAAGAGCGGATGCTCCAGACTTTTTGCTCCGGGTACTGCTGCTGTTGCAGGATAGGTTTCTATTAGCTGATAGGCCGCCCAAGTGATCGAATTGGATTTACCGGAACCTGCCGAGTGTTGTATTAAATAGGTTTGACCAACTCCTTTATGAGATACGTCATCAATCAATTTACGCACAACATCCAACTGATGATACCTTGGGAAAAATAAAGTACGTGTTGCCAGCTTGTCAGTAGATTTCCCATCAAAACGCACAAAATGCTGAATGATATTGACCAGACTTTTAGGCTGAAAAACTTCTTCCCACAAATAGGCAGTTTTATGCCCAAACGGATTCACGGGATTCCCTTTACCGCTATTGTTGCCTTTGTTAAACGGAAGGAAAAAACTACTTGCCCCAGTAAGTTTAGTGGTCATAAACACGTCATCGGTATCTACTGCAAAATGCACCAGACAACGCCCAAAGTTTAACAACGGTTGTCTAAAGTCCCGGTCGTATTTGTATTGTTTAACCCCGTGAGTAGCGGCATTCTGTCCCGTCCAGTGATTTTTAAGTTCTAAGGTGGCAATAGGCAACCCATTTATAAACACAACCATATCGATCTCTTCTCTAAGATTCTCTGGATTGTAGCGTACCTGACGGGAAATGCTAAAACGGTTTTTATTAAAATTATCTTGTATGGTCTTGCTGCTACTGGCTAGTGGTAACTGATATAACAGCGTAAGATGTGCATCTTCTACCTCAAGCCCTTTGCGCATAAGACGTAATAGGCCGTATTTTTTAACCATACGGTCATAACGCTCAAGGATTTTTAACTGCCAGTCTGAGGCACGTTTGAGTTTATCGAGTTCGTCTTGCTGCGTGTTCTCGAGAAACTCCCAAAAAAAGTGCTTATCTAGTGAATAGCGTGCATCAAAATCTGTTGCATCACCAATTACAAAAGTTCCCGGAGTATGATAGCCCGCCTGCGCCTCCCGAACACTGGTGCCGTCTTCTTTTAAACGCTCTAGTGTTGTGCCGGTAAGCGTTTGTTCTATCGCTGCCTCAAGGGCTTGTTCATTGGTTTTAGACTGCATGTTCTTTTAATATTATTTTCACCCTATATTTTAAAGGCTTTAGTTTACCTAGATTCTTAATATCCTTAATGACGAATATTTTAGAATTTTTATTCACTAACCAAATCTCATATTTTTGTGCATTAGTATAACCAAATTCTCTTTCAGATTCTGATATGTCAAAAGAAAATCCATTGTAGTACTTACTTTCTACGTACTTCAACTCATCACCTTTGTTATCAAAGTATTTAATGTCATAGTGTGCACTTTCATTTGTTTTTGCTATAAGTTCTACTTTAGAGTATAAATCGGGTTTACTAAGCAAATAATTTTTGACTACTTCCTCAACACTATTTCCTAATTTTTTCTTTTCATTGTCTGATAGCGTAGTATTTGAACCATTAGCTCCTCCTAACCAAAATCCATCATTCACTCCTATATTATTGTCAAATACGTTTTCAACTTCAAAATCCTCCACTAGTTCTGGTTCACTACTTTGATTTAAATTAAATTGAAGTTCTTTATTTTCAATACTTTGAGTTTTCTTTTCGGATAGTTTTTTCTTTATGAAATCTATATTATTTTCAAAATAACTTAGACTATTTAATAACTTGTCTTTTCGAATATGAAGTTTCTCATCTTCACTAAATTCTTCATTATTTTTATTCTCAACCAAATCATAATCTTGAAATTTATCATCATCAAATTCAAATTCAACAAATGCTAATTTGTTATTTAAAAGTTTCAGAATTTCAATTTTAAAATCATAGATGTTTTTGTTTTGATTTAAACTAAAATCACTAATTAAAGTTTCAATTTGGTGTAAATACTCTATAAAGTAGGCTTGTTCCTCTCGTGAAGTTCGAGATAAATAATACCAAACCTGATTTTTCACTTTTTTCTTATGCTTCTCATAAAATGAAGAAAGCTCTTTTGTATATAAGGAATCAAAAGAGAGCTTGTAATCTGTAACGTTATTATACTTCTTTAAATCGACATTTAATTTATTGAAACACCACCTGATTTTTGCGAGTTCCTCTAAATTACCATCAGAATTGAATAACATCCTTCGATCCATTTCAGGAAAATATGTCATAATATATTGCTCTATATTATTTTCATTGAAATCTACGGGAACTTCAATACCCTTAATTTTAAAGAGTGATTTCCAAATGGACAACCTTACGCTTATTTCTCCCAACAAAAGTTTTGCTTCATCCAAAATCCCATCTGCTAATTCATTTTTCAAATCATATACATTATCATCTTGTGATTGCATGATAATAGCCTCAAAGATTTTCTTTTCATCAAACGTGTCAAAAACTTTTAAAAAAACGTCTGATAAATTATCTCTAAAAAGTTTTTTCTGCCTTAATTCAACTACATCTGAGTTATGGGGTATATTAAAATAAAAAGTATCATCGTTAAATATGTAGTTGTAGGGTTCGATGTTAAATATCTCATCATTAATACTACACACTAATTTTTCGCAACATTCTATTTTTAGCTTATTTAATAATTGAACCTGGCCATTTTTTACGTCTTCTCTTGTGATTTTATCTAATCTAAAAGCTAAGATGAAAGGTTTAATCTCTTTAATGAATTTTTTAAAATCATTAGTAATTAAATCGTTTACCTTTTTCTCATTAATTCTTAGATCTAGAGTGTTTAAATCTTTGAGACCGAACATTTGTATTGCTCGTGAAGCTCCTGATCTAGAGGGATAGTAAAAGATTGGGAATTTTCTTGTGAGCGTGTCCGGTAATTGTATCCGATCACTAAAATAAACTTGGCCAGCCTCTTTAACGACAATATCATCACCTTCTCTAGCGTATAAATCTACGCCCAATATCTGTTCATTATTTTCCTTAAAATGCCCAACAAGATTTTTGTAAAATACCTGTGAGCCATTTTTATTTTGCCTTTCAGCAAGCTCTTGCGTTTTTATTTTTAAATAATTAATATCTAAATCATTAAAATCCCTTTTTGCTCCAAAAAAAGTGAGAATTTTATCTACCTCTGTTTTATCTAAATCATTATTAATCTTGAATAAATAATCATAATCAATTTTGAACGGATTAAACCACTCTTGTTTTTTACTCGTTATTAGATAATTGGTGATATTGAAGTGATTAGATATCTTGAAATAGATATAATTTTCAAACGGTCTAATATCCTTTTTTGTTCCACGAAAGGTATATTGTAGCGTTTCATTAATAGCAGAATATTTTTCAGTATAATTCTTAAAAAGAAACTTTAATTTATCATCAATTATAAGCCAACTAATAAGATGATTTATACCTACAGATTCAGTATTCAGAATTTTCTCAAAATTCTTGATGGTATATAGATTATAATTTGTTATTGATGCATTATGTACTTTTGCGGAATATTGTAAAAAATTAGGTTCAATGTTGGAATTAATTTTTTCAATTATAGAAATAGGGTTAACACCAAGCCATCTCAAAAATCTTTCAACCTGACCAATATCCTCATTTTGTAAACCAAATTTAGAGAGTTTAGCAATTACATCTGAGCTTTCATACAAATTCCCGAAAATTTGGTTTGAAATCCTGCCAATTTCAAACTCGTCTGATAAGGCAAGTCCTTTAGTGTTTTTAAGCTGATTATCTTCAGTCAAACAAGGTATTATTGCATCATAGTCTAATACTTGACTATCACCTCTTAATTTATAATTGTAATATAGTTTTTGATAAAACTCTTTTATGACATCATCTTTTTTAAACTCATTATTTTTAAGGTAATTGTCAGTTTCACTTATTATTTTTTTTATTACTGTTTGTGGTTCAAAAGAATGAACATCTGAAATGACTTCTAACTTATCTTTTAAGCTTCTAGATTTGTACGGTGCTGATTGCAATTTTAGCTGTACTATTAAAGCTTGGTATAAATTAGAATTTAAAAATCGTATACTTGAATAGCTAGGTACCTGTAAGCCTTTATTTTCTGATGTCTTATCTGTGTAAACAAAATCATCTGCTTCTATTAATTGAAGTTTCTCATCAATTAACACCTTAAACTTTTCTCTAGGGTAAATTTCTAATAGTAAGCTTATAAATAATGCTCTTTGATTTATTGTCAAATTAACAGCTAAACTTTCAATTATGGCCTTATAATTATTGGGCCTATCTATGTATTGATTTGGAGTAATTTTAAGATCACAGAATACCATCTGCTCACCATAAATATGTTCCAATTGATTATCTGAGATAAATGCCGCAATTCGATTTCCTAAATTTTTAGCCACCAATGACGTGACATATAGACCAGATAGAATTGGATATACTTCAAATTTATTCCAATGTTTGGTAATTAAGTTTAAATACGGTTCGTAAATATTATTACCTTGACGATTAATAGATTGATAAGGTAACCAAGACTTAAAATGTTTCTGTTTTAAATCTTCAACTAATTCTTGATGAAGTAGAAATAACTTTTCTAATACAAAAGGATTTACCCTGGACTTTAGACTATGGTTTCTATTTTGATCTAGTTCTAGACTGGCGTGAGCGACAAAAGGTAACTCAAAAGGAATTTGAGTTTTAAAATAGTTATACAACACCTTGTCTTTAAAAGTCAAACTATCGTTGTAAGCTATTTTTACACTGTACTTTTTAGGTTCACTAGAATCTTTATCTTCAATCAAGCTTTTATCAACAACTCCATTGTCACTTATTACATGGTAAACATTACCATTATGACTTATCTCAAATCTATTATCTGAGATCTTCTTTCTTTTTACTGTAATAGTTTGATTAATAAAGTCACCGCCGATTTCAATGGTTTCTATATTTTTTAAGAAGAGTAATGTCTTTTCACTTATGGATTTTAATTGCTCCTTAATGCTTACTTCAAACTCTTTTTCGTATTCTACAGATATTGTTGTTGTGAAGTCACTAGGGTTAACAACCTCATTAATTTTACAGCTGTTCAATAAAGGTAAAGGGTAAATGTTATCATTTAACTTTCTTTCTATTCTTATTTGTGATAACTCATTTTCTGAATAGCCAATTTGATTTAAAAGTATATCCCTTTTTATATCAGAATCAAATACCAACGCAAAACCATTACTTATAATGGAAATTTTTGAAGCCCAATTGATAATAGAACGAAAGCCAAGCCCCTTATTACCTATATAATCTGACGAAACCTTAGAAGATAAGCCTGGATAAAAAATTGAATCATATCCTTTTATTGAAAAAGGTTTAGAGCCATCATTGCTTATTTCTAAAACTTGTCTTTGAGTGTCTAAATAAATTTTAACCCTGGAAGCCCCTTCGTCTTCACAGTTTTGGAATAACTCCAATAATTGCCTGCCATTATAACCTTGGTTAGTTTGCTTTTCTATACTATTTAAACTCAAGAGGCTTTTTGGATTTCTGAGTTCTTCCCAACGTTTATTTATTATAGCCTGAACTTGCTCTTTTATTGACGTATTTTCCATACCTAAAACACCTTTACTTTACCCGTTACGACACTATTGATCAAACTGCTTTTATACTCTTTAAGTTTCTCGATCTCCTGCTGTTTTAAGCTTATGGCAGTTTCAATTTTTTGAGAAGCTGTTTCAATATATTCTGAGATTTCTCTCTGTTCTGAAATTGGAGGATAAGAAATAGGGAGATTTGATAAAACACCCATACCTATATTTTGCTGTGTACCAAAGCTCCAACTTAATTCAACACCTTTTTTAAATGAAGGTGATTCTAAATAATTATATAAATATTTAGGTATAATTCTTTTTAAATTTGACCGGAAAACTGCTAAGGGTGACCAAATACTGAACTCTTCATCAGTTTTGACCATTGCTATATTACCAGTTGTAGCACCTGACTTGACCATATAAATATCATTCCTCTTAGGTAAATATTTTAAAGAAAATATTTGATGGTCTTTTTCTGAAATAAATCCTCGTTTTTTGTTAAAATCAATTTCACCATTCTTTATGGCTTCAGCTGAAATAAATGGAATGCCTTCGTCTAATAAGTCAGGTGTTGTATGCGGGCCATCTGTAATTGGTATTTCCAATAAATATTTAACTGCGGTTATATCCCAATGCTCAGGAATGGCACCAATCCACTCCACACTGCTATCTTTAAATGCAACCGAATCATCTAAACCACGGGTAACTGCTTTGTGTATGAGTATTTGTTTACGCTCCTGAAGCAGCTTAATCTGTTGCTCCTTTAAAGCTACCGCGGCATCTATCTTCTCTGTCTTTTCATATAGAAATTGTGCAATAGCAGTTTGTTCTTTACGTGGTGGAAAGAGAATCCTTAATTGGCGTATATTGTCTTTATTCAGTTTTGGCTGTGCTGAGGATTTTGCAACTTCTTGGATATAATATTTATATGACAAAGAATTAATTAACAATTCAAAATACTTAATAGAGCAATCATCTATTAACTTAATTAAAAACATATTTGGTCCTAAAGAAGCTCTTTCTTTCAAATAAGGCATTATCCAAGCTAATCCGGCATAAGCTCCAACATTTGCCATTAATAATTCCCCTCCTTGCAATTCCGATTTGCTCAAAAAGTTATGTGATTTTTCGCTTAGATATATTCCATCATTTTTCAAATCCTTCCTTAAATCAGTCAAACGTATCAACCTTGAATAATTCTTAAAATCTAAATATTCTACATTTTTCGCTAAATCACCAAAAGAACCATTTGCTGTAAAATCGGTTAGAACATAAATTATATATCTAAAGCTTAATACTTTCCAATGTACGGGAATCTCCCCCAACCATTCAACACCCGAGTCTTTATAGTGCTCATAGCCTTTTGTTGTCTCAGCCCGCTTGTTTTTTGTTTGTGGTATTTCCATTAGGCCAGGTTTAGAATTTCAGCAATTAAACCATCGCTTTGTTTTTCTAACTCCAAAATATCGTGAGTAACTTCTTCGATACTGCGTAAGGGTGTATGCTTGTAGAAGTATTTATTAAAGCTTATCTCATAGCCTATTTTGGTAGCATCCAGATTGATCCAGGCTTCGGGTACGTGGGGTTTTACTTCTCTTAAAAAATAGGCGTATATGGGTTCTTTAAGCGGTACGTTTTCGGTATCACGCAGGTTGGTTTCGGTCTCGTAGGTAAGGTATTCTCCTGTTTTAGCGGTTGGGAAATAACCAAAGTCTACAAGTTCTTCTGCGGTACAACCTAAATGGCTTAAGAGATCTTTGAGTTTGTCTCCGGTTAGTTTTTCTTTTTTCTTAATAACCTTTTCAGCCTGGGCATCGTATGCACTCACCGCCCCGTAAATGGCTTTTTTCTGTGTAGCGCTGGGTTTTAGTTTTAAGTCTTTAAAGATTTTATCCGCTTCTTTAGTAAAGGCATTAAAGTCCATATACTCTTGCTCGCCCAATGAGTCGTAAAGTTTTTGCGCCAGTTGAACGAGTTCGTGATTTTTGGTCCAGGTAGCCGGGCTTAGCAGTTTCTTTTTGTTCTTGCTGGTAAGATCTAATTCGTTCTCTTCACACCAGGCAATAATATTTTTTTCGAGCGAAGCCAAATCAGTGTATACCCTATCTCCATAAGTGGTATACGCATACTGCATCGGTTCTTCCAGATACTTTTCAAAACGCAGGGTTTCGATCTTATCTAGTGTCATTTGCGTCTTTAAACGCTGTGGGCGTTCTATACTTACTTTATAATAGCCAAAGTCTGCATTATCAAACACCTGCGCTTCTGCCTGTTCTGCATTCGATGCTTCAGCAGTCTGCGCTGTCATACGCATGTACACGTCAACAATTTCTGTAATATGCTCGGGTGCAAACTCACAGTTTTTATTCCCCAGGTTTTTCCGCAGTTTACGGTATAATTGCCCGGCATCTATAAGCTGTACTTTTCCTTTTCGGTTAGCGGTTTTGTTGTTGCTTAATAACCAGATGTAGGTCGTAATTCCTGTGTTGTAAAACAGGTTGTTAGGCATTTGTACAATACACTCCAGCAAGTCGTTCTCAATAATATAGCGGCGAATGTTGCTCTCACCTCCACCGGCATCACCTGTAAACAGACTGCTCCCATTATGTACTGAAGCAATGCGGGAACCTGCGGGACTCTTGTGCAAAGGCTTCATCTTGTTTACCATTTCCATCAAAAACAGCAACTGCCCGTCACTGCTTCTTGGTGTGGCATCTGCTTCTTCCTCATTACCCCAGTAATCATTAAGCACTACTTTAAAACGAGGATCT
The sequence above is a segment of the Leeuwenhoekiella sp. MAR_2009_132 genome. Coding sequences within it:
- a CDS encoding type I restriction endonuclease subunit R produces the protein MQSKTNEQALEAAIEQTLTGTTLERLKEDGTSVREAQAGYHTPGTFVIGDATDFDARYSLDKHFFWEFLENTQQDELDKLKRASDWQLKILERYDRMVKKYGLLRLMRKGLEVEDAHLTLLYQLPLASSSKTIQDNFNKNRFSISRQVRYNPENLREEIDMVVFINGLPIATLELKNHWTGQNAATHGVKQYKYDRDFRQPLLNFGRCLVHFAVDTDDVFMTTKLTGASSFFLPFNKGNNSGKGNPVNPFGHKTAYLWEEVFQPKSLVNIIQHFVRFDGKSTDKLATRTLFFPRYHQLDVVRKLIDDVSHKGVGQTYLIQHSAGSGKSNSITWAAYQLIETYPATAAVPGAKSLEHPLFDSVIVVTDRRILDKQLRDNIREFSEVKNILAPARSSQELKDSLEQGKKIIITTIQKFPFIIDGISDLSDRRFAVIIDEAHSSQGGTTAGKMNQAMGMAETDEDEEDGQDKILKAMKARKMKGNASYFAFTATPKNATLERFGTKQEDGRFKPFHLYSMKQAIEEGFILDVLANYTTYKSYYEIEKSIEDNPLFDTAKAQKKLRAFVEKDKRTIATKAELMMEHFITKVVNTKKLKGKAKALVVTQSIESAIRYYQAINTYLESKGNPFQIIVAFSGKKKVDGIEYTEADLNGFADSETKDQFDTDAYKMLVVANKYLTGFDQPKLATMYVDKKLQGVLAVQALSRLNRSASKYGKKTEDLFVLDFFNKVDDIQESFEPFYTSTTLSKATDVNVLHELKDALDEVGVYEWTEVEDFVEKYFDKVDAQQLSPIIDTAANRFNVELDLEDNAKADFKIKAKQFVKIYGQMAAIMPYEMLVWEKLFWFLKFLIPKLIVKDPDGEAIDELLESVDLSTYGLERTKVNEAIVLDDGESELDPQKATPRGAHGSTEEKDELNEIIKSFNERWFQGWDSTPDEQRIKLLTLSKSIEAHPDYELKYLNNPDTQNKELALHRMFKDVLNKQRKQDMELYRLTAKDESFYQGIFDTMKRIIDHSRPNL
- a CDS encoding sacsin N-terminal ATP-binding-like domain-containing protein, with product MENTSIKEQVQAIINKRWEELRNPKSLLSLNSIEKQTNQGYNGRQLLELFQNCEDEGASRVKIYLDTQRQVLEISNDGSKPFSIKGYDSIFYPGLSSKVSSDYIGNKGLGFRSIINWASKISIISNGFALVFDSDIKRDILLNQIGYSENELSQIRIERKLNDNIYPLPLLNSCKINEVVNPSDFTTTISVEYEKEFEVSIKEQLKSISEKTLLFLKNIETIEIGGDFINQTITVKRKKISDNRFEISHNGNVYHVISDNGVVDKSLIEDKDSSEPKKYSVKIAYNDSLTFKDKVLYNYFKTQIPFELPFVAHASLELDQNRNHSLKSRVNPFVLEKLFLLHQELVEDLKQKHFKSWLPYQSINRQGNNIYEPYLNLITKHWNKFEVYPILSGLYVTSLVAKNLGNRIAAFISDNQLEHIYGEQMVFCDLKITPNQYIDRPNNYKAIIESLAVNLTINQRALFISLLLEIYPREKFKVLIDEKLQLIEADDFVYTDKTSENKGLQVPSYSSIRFLNSNLYQALIVQLKLQSAPYKSRSLKDKLEVISDVHSFEPQTVIKKIISETDNYLKNNEFKKDDVIKEFYQKLYYNYKLRGDSQVLDYDAIIPCLTEDNQLKNTKGLALSDEFEIGRISNQIFGNLYESSDVIAKLSKFGLQNEDIGQVERFLRWLGVNPISIIEKINSNIEPNFLQYSAKVHNASITNYNLYTIKNFEKILNTESVGINHLISWLIIDDKLKFLFKNYTEKYSAINETLQYTFRGTKKDIRPFENYIYFKISNHFNITNYLITSKKQEWFNPFKIDYDYLFKINNDLDKTEVDKILTFFGAKRDFNDLDINYLKIKTQELAERQNKNGSQVFYKNLVGHFKENNEQILGVDLYAREGDDIVVKEAGQVYFSDRIQLPDTLTRKFPIFYYPSRSGASRAIQMFGLKDLNTLDLRINEKKVNDLITNDFKKFIKEIKPFILAFRLDKITREDVKNGQVQLLNKLKIECCEKLVCSINDEIFNIEPYNYIFNDDTFYFNIPHNSDVVELRQKKLFRDNLSDVFLKVFDTFDEKKIFEAIIMQSQDDNVYDLKNELADGILDEAKLLLGEISVRLSIWKSLFKIKGIEVPVDFNENNIEQYIMTYFPEMDRRMLFNSDGNLEELAKIRWCFNKLNVDLKKYNNVTDYKLSFDSLYTKELSSFYEKHKKKVKNQVWYYLSRTSREEQAYFIEYLHQIETLISDFSLNQNKNIYDFKIEILKLLNNKLAFVEFEFDDDKFQDYDLVENKNNEEFSEDEKLHIRKDKLLNSLSYFENNIDFIKKKLSEKKTQSIENKELQFNLNQSSEPELVEDFEVENVFDNNIGVNDGFWLGGANGSNTTLSDNEKKKLGNSVEEVVKNYLLSKPDLYSKVELIAKTNESAHYDIKYFDNKGDELKYVESKYYNGFSFDISESEREFGYTNAQKYEIWLVNKNSKIFVIKDIKNLGKLKPLKYRVKIILKEHAV
- a CDS encoding restriction endonuclease subunit S, encoding MEIPQTKNKRAETTKGYEHYKDSGVEWLGEIPVHWKVLSFRYIIYVLTDFTANGSFGDLAKNVEYLDFKNYSRLIRLTDLRKDLKNDGIYLSEKSHNFLSKSELQGGELLMANVGAYAGLAWIMPYLKERASLGPNMFLIKLIDDCSIKYFELLINSLSYKYYIQEVAKSSAQPKLNKDNIRQLRILFPPRKEQTAIAQFLYEKTEKIDAAVALKEQQIKLLQERKQILIHKAVTRGLDDSVAFKDSSVEWIGAIPEHWDITAVKYLLEIPITDGPHTTPDLLDEGIPFISAEAIKNGEIDFNKKRGFISEKDHQIFSLKYLPKRNDIYMVKSGATTGNIAMVKTDEEFSIWSPLAVFRSNLKRIIPKYLYNYLESPSFKKGVELSWSFGTQQNIGMGVLSNLPISYPPISEQREISEYIETASQKIETAISLKQQEIEKLKEYKSSLINSVVTGKVKVF
- a CDS encoding class I SAM-dependent DNA methyltransferase: MNQQVHNKLVSFIWSIADDCLRDVYVRGKYRDVILPMVVLRRLDALLETTKDAVLEEVRFQKEEMEFVEFEGGGLQDASGYVFYNTSKWTLQRLHDTATNSQQLLQANFEEYLAGFSSNVKEIIDKFNLKRQISHMANKDVLLDVLEKFTSPYINLTPNEKPDPEGRKLPALTNLGMGYVFEELIRKFNEENNEEAGEHFTPREVIELMTHLVFEPVKENLPPVMTIYDPACGSGGMLTESQNFIKDEEGAIKALGDVYLYGKEINDETYAICKSDMMIKGNNPENIRVGSTLSVDEFAGTTFDYMLSNPPYGKSWSSETKYIKDGKEIIDPRFKVVLNDYWGNEEEADATPRSSDGQLLFLMEMVNKMKPLHKSPAGSRIASVHNGSSLFTGDAGGGESNIRRYIIENDLLECIVQMPNNLFYNTGITTYIWLLSNNKTANRKGKVQLIDAGQLYRKLRKNLGNKNCEFAPEHITEIVDVYMRMTAQTAEASNAEQAEAQVFDNADFGYYKVSIERPQRLKTQMTLDKIETLRFEKYLEEPMQYAYTTYGDRVYTDLASLEKNIIAWCEENELDLTSKNKKKLLSPATWTKNHELVQLAQKLYDSLGEQEYMDFNAFTKEADKIFKDLKLKPSATQKKAIYGAVSAYDAQAEKVIKKKEKLTGDKLKDLLSHLGCTAEELVDFGYFPTAKTGEYLTYETETNLRDTENVPLKEPIYAYFLREVKPHVPEAWINLDATKIGYEISFNKYFYKHTPLRSIEEVTHDILELEKQSDGLIAEILNLA